A genomic window from Brevibacillus agri includes:
- a CDS encoding GntR family transcriptional regulator: protein MQKSVNGPSSIPVSSQLKEQLKNLMEQRIYQPQDKLPTIRELSGFLRLKQQTVEAAYAALEAEGYVTLDDAGAAFVADKLPKKSAQGIAAKQREETILSRVLEKAKQPAFQMAQGRTKPAILFAECNVVQVQEYAVELEKATGYTVKPCLIKDLEQFASSILNGYYDLVVTTFLHIEEVQKWLDSLGDSDVPKVIGCLLESNLQSIRELQQLPPGSLVGIGGTTWEGAYNFRQSILNAGMTHLELQIGSMEYPSSLDEFLSAKPSLIVCTSIVGDYLKRQSRFLPLLIEDRYLNAQSVQYIQQCVEGRR, encoded by the coding sequence ATGCAGAAGTCTGTCAATGGTCCATCCTCCATTCCCGTCTCTAGTCAATTGAAGGAACAGTTGAAAAACTTGATGGAGCAACGAATTTATCAGCCGCAGGACAAACTGCCGACGATCCGCGAGCTGTCCGGCTTTTTGCGGCTGAAGCAACAAACGGTCGAAGCCGCGTATGCAGCGCTGGAAGCGGAAGGCTACGTGACGCTGGACGATGCCGGAGCGGCGTTTGTCGCGGACAAGCTCCCGAAAAAGAGCGCCCAGGGAATCGCGGCAAAGCAGCGGGAAGAGACGATCTTGTCCCGCGTTCTGGAAAAGGCGAAGCAGCCGGCCTTCCAGATGGCACAGGGCCGGACGAAGCCAGCCATCCTGTTTGCCGAGTGTAATGTCGTACAGGTGCAGGAATACGCGGTCGAGCTGGAAAAGGCGACCGGCTACACCGTCAAGCCGTGCCTGATTAAAGACCTGGAGCAGTTTGCAAGCAGCATTCTCAACGGCTACTACGATCTCGTCGTCACGACGTTTTTACACATAGAAGAGGTGCAAAAATGGCTGGACAGCTTGGGGGACAGTGACGTTCCGAAGGTCATCGGCTGCTTGCTGGAATCGAATCTCCAGTCGATCCGGGAGTTGCAGCAGCTCCCTCCTGGCAGCCTCGTGGGAATCGGCGGCACGACATGGGAGGGCGCCTACAATTTCCGCCAATCCATCCTCAACGCGGGGATGACGCACCTGGAGCTGCAAATCGGCTCGATGGAATACCCGTCGTCCTTGGATGAGTTTTTGTCCGCGAAGCCGAGCCTGATTGTGTGCACCAGCATCGTCGGCGACTATTTGAAGCGGCAGTCGCGCTTTTTGCCGCTATTGATCGAGGACCGTTATCTGAACGCCCAGTCCGTGCAGTACATTCAGCAGTGCGTCGAAGGCAGGCGCTGA